A window of the Cryptomeria japonica unplaced genomic scaffold, Sugi_1.0 HiC_scaffold_13, whole genome shotgun sequence genome harbors these coding sequences:
- the LOC131050543 gene encoding protein MNN4-like: MAASSEKTAPSNNRQGGGNNEIVEVFSIPISTKKRKRGEESKNERHTSSKGKEKQEKPTPASAAKKVRFQEDVTTETKEIDERENSILKRRKESSLVENNKKKDEGKEKHSSVEVLDHIHTKNMIEGCVKSMISEAKQEFGKEIKSIMDAFQNKARQGNEKRKGSASYKHRADMFDSLPCSHYIRSDMLETPLSDFEIEELNEKWRQVQETELKARIGRVALMNEELQMRMARIRKESNDKRC; encoded by the exons ATGGCGGCTTCTTCAGAGAAAACCGCGCCATCAAATAATAGGCAGGGCGGAGGGAACAATGAAATTGTTGAGGTTTTTTCAATACCCATTTCAACGAAGAAGCGCAAGAGAGGAGAAGAGTCGAAAAATGAGAGGCATACAAGTAGCAAAGGCAAGGAGAAACAAGAAAAACCTACACCTGCCTCCGCTGCAAAGAAAGTCAGATTCCAGGAGGATGTAACAACTgagaccaaagaaattgatgaaagGGAAAACAGCATTTTGAAGAGGAGAAAAGAGAGCAGTCTGGTggagaataataaaaaaaaagatgaAGGGAAAGAAAAACACTCAAGTGTTGAG GTGCTGGATCACATTCACACCAAGAATATGATTGAGGGGTGTGTGAAATCTATGATAAGTGAAGCAAAACAAGAATTTGGGAAAGAGATCAAGAGTATTATGGATGCCTTTCAAAATAAGGCGAGACAAGGAAATGAGAAGCGCAAAGGGTCAGCCTCTTACAAGCACAGGGCTGATATGTTTGATAGTTTACCATGTTCTCATTACATAAGAAGCGATATGTTGGAAACCCCACtgagtgattttgaaattgaagaactaAACGAGAAGTGGCGGCAGGTGCAAGAAACTGAGTTGAAAGCTAGGATTGGACGAGTTGCGTTAATGAATGAAGAACTGCAAATGAGGATGGCGCGAATTCGTAAGGAGTCGAATGATAAACGTTGTTAG